One Paroedura picta isolate Pp20150507F chromosome 3, Ppicta_v3.0, whole genome shotgun sequence genomic window carries:
- the LOC143834245 gene encoding SCAN domain-containing protein 3-like isoform X2, which yields MEMPQGWVSFGEVAVYFTEGEWTLLSSGQKALYKEVMLENFGNLASLGPAVSKPDLISWLEKELFLHDFEEKERLAVAAESVAAALKVTLSSNTSTKEMSLQCFFANGKRPREETREEPTSKKRKAFNRRYHESYLKYGFIPLGDSRMPSPLCLICGKQLANEAMKPSKLLRHLETQHPGLKDNPLEYFERKKQEHNGQTKLRGATTSVNVNALRASYLVANRIAKAKKPFTIGEELILPSAADICRELLGEADVEIIAQVPLSASTVSRRIEEIAEDIEAQLLERVNKSPWYALQVDEYTDVVQKAMLLAYVRYLYQEDVHEDMLCALSLPTNTTAAELFKSLDGFISGKLKWSSCVGICTDGAAAMTARLSDLTARIKEVAPECESTHCIIHWELLASRKMPPELNSVLSDIVKVINHVKAQALHSRLFEQLCEEMDSEHRGLFLYTEIRWLFRGRSLARVLELREPLQRFLSEKKSPLAANFSDEGWVAKLAYLCDIFSLLNELNLSLQGKTTTVFKLADKVAAFKARLDLWGRRVHSGILDTFPTLAGILGESEPAPSFSQLVHDHLALLLKEFERYFPTAEDPRTGKEWIRDPFVNQPGESSLSVQEEDQLLEIANDGGLKSMFKTTTLPAFWIKVMAEYPQVATTALKTLLPFPTSYLCEAGFSAVAATKTKLPSTLSNTLRVSLSPITPRWDCLVAEKQAQGSH from the exons ATGGAGATGCCTCAG ggcTGGGTGTCTTTTGGAGAGGTGGCCGTGTATTTCACCGAGGGGGAGTGGACTCTGCTGAGCTCAGGCCAGAAAGCTCTGTACAAGGAAGTGATGCTGGAGAACTTTGGAAACTTGGCCTCCCTGG GACCTGCTGTTAGCAAACCCGACCTCATATCGTGGCTGGAGAAAGAGCTGTTTCTCCATGACTTTGAAGAAAAAGAGAGATTGGCAG tGGCGGCAGAAAGTGTTGCGGCAGCCTTGAAGGTGACGCTTTCAAGCAATACGAGTACGAAAGAGATGTCTTTGCAGTGTTTCTTCGCGAATGGGAAAAGGCCGCGTGAAGAGACAAGAGAAGAGCCCACTTCCAAGAAAAGGAAAGCCTTTAATAGACGGTACCATGAGTCCTACTTGAAATACGGATTTATCCCGCTAGGCGATTCCCGCATGCCAAGCCCGCTCTGCCTAATATGTGGCAAACAGCTCGCTAATGAGGCAATGAAGCCTTCAAAACTGCTTCGCCACTTGGAGACCCAGCACCCTGGGTTAAAAGACAATCCCCTGGagtattttgaaagaaaaaaacaggaacaCAACGGGCAGACGAAACTACGGGGGGCCACCACGTCAGTAAATGTGAATGCACTGAGAGCATCGTACTTGGTGGCTAACCGTATTGCTAAGGCTAAAAAGCCATTCACTATTGGTGAGGAATTGATCTTGCCCTCTGCTGCAGACATTTGCCGTGAACTTCTAGGAGAGGCTGATGTTGAAATTATCGCCCAGGTGCCTCTGTCCGCTAGCACCGTGAGCCGGCGCATTGAAGAAATAGCCGAAGACATTGAGGCACAATTGTTGGAGAGGGTTAATAAATCACCATGGTACGCCCTCCAGGTTGACGAATATACAGATGTTGTCCAGAAGGCAATGCTGCTTGCGTATGTACGATACCTATATCAGGAGGATGTGCATGAGGATATGTTATGTGCGCTATCGCTGCCAACCAACACCACCGCCGCAGAACTGTTCAAGTCACTGGATGGTTTTATATCAGGAAAACTGAAATGGTCCTCTTGTGTTGGCATCTGCACAGACGGAGCTGCTGCCATGACCGCACGGCTGTCTGATTTAACTGCTCGGATTAAGGAGGTTGCACCTGAATGCGAATCCACACATTGCATCATTCACTGGGAACTGCTGGCAAGCCGAAAAATGCCACCAGAATTGAACAGCGTCTTGAGTGATATCGTTAAAGTCATTAACCACGTCAAAGCACAAGCCCTCCACTCACGCCTGTTTGAGCAACTTTGTGAGGAGATGGACTCAGAGCACAGGGGCCTTTTCTTGTACACAGAAATAAGATGGTTATTCCGAGGGAGATCGCTGGCCAGAGTGCTTGAGTTACGAGAGCCTCTGCAAAGATTCCTCTCAGAAAAGAAGTCAccgctggcagcaaatttcagtgACGAGGGATGGGTCGCCAAACTGGCTTACCTGTGCGACATATTCAGCCTGCTCAATGAACTCAATCTGTCGCTTCAAGGGAAAACGACGACTGTCTTCAAGTTGGCAGATAAAGTAGCTGCGTTTAAAGCCAGATTGGATTTGTGGGGACGGCGCGTGCACAGCGGCATATTGGACACGTTTCCCACATTAGCGGGGATTTTGGGCGAGAGTGAGCCTGCGCCTTCATTCTCCCAGCTGGTGCACGATCACCTGGCTTTGCTTTTAAAGGAGTTTGAGCGCTACTTCCCAACCGCAGAAGACCCACGGACTGGGAAGGAATGGATCCGCGACCCATTTGTCAACCAACCCGGTGAATCTAGCCTGTCTGTCCAGGAAGAAGACCAGCTGCTGGAGATTGCAAATGACGGTGGCCTTAAAAGTATGTTCAAGACAACAACTCTGCCGGCGTTCTGGATTAAAGTCATGGCAGAATACCCTCAGGTCGCCACTACAGCACTGAAAACCCTGCTGCCGTTTCCGACATCCTATCTGTGTGAAGCGGGGTTTTCTGCAGTGGCAGCAACCAAAACAAAATTACCCAGTACACTaagcaacacacttcgggtgtccttgtcccccatcactcccagatgggactgtctcgttgcagagaaacaagctcaggggtcCCACTGA
- the LOC143834245 gene encoding SCAN domain-containing protein 3-like isoform X1: MESGVKRAPKDTLDASAAILLFGEGKRVAMEMPQGWVSFGEVAVYFTEGEWTLLSSGQKALYKEVMLENFGNLASLGPAVSKPDLISWLEKELFLHDFEEKERLAVAAESVAAALKVTLSSNTSTKEMSLQCFFANGKRPREETREEPTSKKRKAFNRRYHESYLKYGFIPLGDSRMPSPLCLICGKQLANEAMKPSKLLRHLETQHPGLKDNPLEYFERKKQEHNGQTKLRGATTSVNVNALRASYLVANRIAKAKKPFTIGEELILPSAADICRELLGEADVEIIAQVPLSASTVSRRIEEIAEDIEAQLLERVNKSPWYALQVDEYTDVVQKAMLLAYVRYLYQEDVHEDMLCALSLPTNTTAAELFKSLDGFISGKLKWSSCVGICTDGAAAMTARLSDLTARIKEVAPECESTHCIIHWELLASRKMPPELNSVLSDIVKVINHVKAQALHSRLFEQLCEEMDSEHRGLFLYTEIRWLFRGRSLARVLELREPLQRFLSEKKSPLAANFSDEGWVAKLAYLCDIFSLLNELNLSLQGKTTTVFKLADKVAAFKARLDLWGRRVHSGILDTFPTLAGILGESEPAPSFSQLVHDHLALLLKEFERYFPTAEDPRTGKEWIRDPFVNQPGESSLSVQEEDQLLEIANDGGLKSMFKTTTLPAFWIKVMAEYPQVATTALKTLLPFPTSYLCEAGFSAVAATKTKLPSTLSNTLRVSLSPITPRWDCLVAEKQAQGSH, encoded by the exons ATGGAAAGCGGAGTCAAACGA GCCCCAAAGGACACCCTTGATGCCTCTGCCGCCATTTTGTTATTTGGTGAGGGGAAAAGAGTTGCCATGGAGATGCCTCAG ggcTGGGTGTCTTTTGGAGAGGTGGCCGTGTATTTCACCGAGGGGGAGTGGACTCTGCTGAGCTCAGGCCAGAAAGCTCTGTACAAGGAAGTGATGCTGGAGAACTTTGGAAACTTGGCCTCCCTGG GACCTGCTGTTAGCAAACCCGACCTCATATCGTGGCTGGAGAAAGAGCTGTTTCTCCATGACTTTGAAGAAAAAGAGAGATTGGCAG tGGCGGCAGAAAGTGTTGCGGCAGCCTTGAAGGTGACGCTTTCAAGCAATACGAGTACGAAAGAGATGTCTTTGCAGTGTTTCTTCGCGAATGGGAAAAGGCCGCGTGAAGAGACAAGAGAAGAGCCCACTTCCAAGAAAAGGAAAGCCTTTAATAGACGGTACCATGAGTCCTACTTGAAATACGGATTTATCCCGCTAGGCGATTCCCGCATGCCAAGCCCGCTCTGCCTAATATGTGGCAAACAGCTCGCTAATGAGGCAATGAAGCCTTCAAAACTGCTTCGCCACTTGGAGACCCAGCACCCTGGGTTAAAAGACAATCCCCTGGagtattttgaaagaaaaaaacaggaacaCAACGGGCAGACGAAACTACGGGGGGCCACCACGTCAGTAAATGTGAATGCACTGAGAGCATCGTACTTGGTGGCTAACCGTATTGCTAAGGCTAAAAAGCCATTCACTATTGGTGAGGAATTGATCTTGCCCTCTGCTGCAGACATTTGCCGTGAACTTCTAGGAGAGGCTGATGTTGAAATTATCGCCCAGGTGCCTCTGTCCGCTAGCACCGTGAGCCGGCGCATTGAAGAAATAGCCGAAGACATTGAGGCACAATTGTTGGAGAGGGTTAATAAATCACCATGGTACGCCCTCCAGGTTGACGAATATACAGATGTTGTCCAGAAGGCAATGCTGCTTGCGTATGTACGATACCTATATCAGGAGGATGTGCATGAGGATATGTTATGTGCGCTATCGCTGCCAACCAACACCACCGCCGCAGAACTGTTCAAGTCACTGGATGGTTTTATATCAGGAAAACTGAAATGGTCCTCTTGTGTTGGCATCTGCACAGACGGAGCTGCTGCCATGACCGCACGGCTGTCTGATTTAACTGCTCGGATTAAGGAGGTTGCACCTGAATGCGAATCCACACATTGCATCATTCACTGGGAACTGCTGGCAAGCCGAAAAATGCCACCAGAATTGAACAGCGTCTTGAGTGATATCGTTAAAGTCATTAACCACGTCAAAGCACAAGCCCTCCACTCACGCCTGTTTGAGCAACTTTGTGAGGAGATGGACTCAGAGCACAGGGGCCTTTTCTTGTACACAGAAATAAGATGGTTATTCCGAGGGAGATCGCTGGCCAGAGTGCTTGAGTTACGAGAGCCTCTGCAAAGATTCCTCTCAGAAAAGAAGTCAccgctggcagcaaatttcagtgACGAGGGATGGGTCGCCAAACTGGCTTACCTGTGCGACATATTCAGCCTGCTCAATGAACTCAATCTGTCGCTTCAAGGGAAAACGACGACTGTCTTCAAGTTGGCAGATAAAGTAGCTGCGTTTAAAGCCAGATTGGATTTGTGGGGACGGCGCGTGCACAGCGGCATATTGGACACGTTTCCCACATTAGCGGGGATTTTGGGCGAGAGTGAGCCTGCGCCTTCATTCTCCCAGCTGGTGCACGATCACCTGGCTTTGCTTTTAAAGGAGTTTGAGCGCTACTTCCCAACCGCAGAAGACCCACGGACTGGGAAGGAATGGATCCGCGACCCATTTGTCAACCAACCCGGTGAATCTAGCCTGTCTGTCCAGGAAGAAGACCAGCTGCTGGAGATTGCAAATGACGGTGGCCTTAAAAGTATGTTCAAGACAACAACTCTGCCGGCGTTCTGGATTAAAGTCATGGCAGAATACCCTCAGGTCGCCACTACAGCACTGAAAACCCTGCTGCCGTTTCCGACATCCTATCTGTGTGAAGCGGGGTTTTCTGCAGTGGCAGCAACCAAAACAAAATTACCCAGTACACTaagcaacacacttcgggtgtccttgtcccccatcactcccagatgggactgtctcgttgcagagaaacaagctcaggggtcCCACTGA
- the LOC143834293 gene encoding E3 ubiquitin-protein ligase TRIM39-like yields the protein MASGGPVQELCEEASCAVCLDFFRDPVMIPECGHSFCRACLGRAWGEPGAQPSCPQCRKRAQKRRLRSNLQLANVVEIAKRFRPVEAEAAEGRGGDCEKHREPLKFFCREDKAPLCVVCGKSRKHRGHQVTPLEEAAGEKKTILAVVREERVCQNHREPLKLFCRDHDVPLCLVCEKSQEHKYHEIVPAEEAFQEYKDQFCRSVAILKQEKDKILACKDNVVKESQDLLKRTRGEQQITATKFRQLHLLLDEQEKLLLALMENVEKEVTTKRDQYLVELSEELSTLESLIREMEEKCEQPAGDLLQGAESILRRYKEKESFGNMEAFPLALKWRTWDFSDFNHILEGLRKQFKDAVNSGLQLQKANVTLDQNTAHTGLVLSEGQRTVVYVGVPYFRKNPERFDVHPVVLGFEGFTTGRHFWEVLVGNEGEWKVGVARKSVKRKGDITVGPKEGFWTVGMWLGGFMASAEGHRPLSLPRELKRIRVGLNCAGGRVAFFDADTAALLYEFSGASFYGETLLPFFWVRREACLRISP from the exons ATGGCGTCGGGGGGTCCCGTCCAGGAGCTGTGCGAGGAGGCCTCCTGCGCCGTCTGCCTCGACTTCTTCAGGGATCCCGTCATGATCCCCGAGTGCGGCCACAGCTTCTGCCGCGCCTGCCTGGGCCGGGCCTGGGGGGAGCCGGGGGCGCAGCCGTCCTGCCCCCAGTGCCGAAAGAGGGCTCAGAAGAGGCGGCTGCGCTCGAACCTGCAGCTGGCCAACGTGGTGGAGATCGCCAAGAGGTTCCGGCCCGTGGAAGCGGAGGCGGCGGAAGGCCGCGGGGGAGACTGCGAGAAGCACCGGGAGCCCCTGAAGTTTTTCTGCCGGGAGGACAAAGCCCCCCTCTGCGTGGTCTGCGGCAAGTCCCGGAAGCACCGAGGCCACCAGGTGACCCCCCTGGAGGAGGCTGCCGGGGAGAAGAAG ACGATCCTGGCCGTCGTTAGAGAGGAAAGAGTTTGCCAGAACCACCGGGAACCGCTGAAGCTCTTCTGCAGGGACCACGACGTGCCCCTCTGCCTGGTCTGTGAGAAGTCCCAGGAGCACAAATACCACGAAATCGTTCCTGCAGAGGAGGCTTTTCAAGAGTACAAG GATCAGTTCTGCCGTTCTGTGGCGATACTGAAGCAGGAGAAGGACAAAATTCTGGCGTGCAAAGACAATGTAGTGAAGGAGAGCCAAGATCTGCTC AAACGAACCAGAGGAGAGCAGCAGATAACTGCGACCAAGTTCAGGCAATTGCACCTGTTGCTGGACGAACAAGAGAAGCTTCTGCTGGCCTTGATGGAAAATGTGGAGAAGGAGGTGACCACCAAAAGAGACCAGTACTTGGTTGAACTGTCTGAGGAGCTTTCCACTCTGGAAAGTCTCATCCGGGAGATGGAGGAGAAGTGTGAACAACCAGCCGGAGATCTCCTGCAG GGTGCCGAGAGCATCTTGCGGAG GTACAAAGAAAAGGAGTCGTTTGGGAATATGGAAGCTTTTCCTCTTGCCCTGAAGTGGCGTACTTGGGATTTCTCTGATTTCAATCACATTTTGGAAGGCCTCAGGAAGCAATTTAAAG ATGCTGTAAATTCAGGACTTCAACTGCAAAAAG CAAATGTGACTCTGGATCAAAACACAGCCCACACAGGGCTCGTCCTGTCGGAGGGTCAGAGAACTGTGGTGTATGTAGGAGTACCCTATTTTCGCAAGAATCCCGAGAGATTTGACGTGCACCCTGTTGTCCTCGGCTTTGAAGGATTCACGACCGGGCGCCATTTCTGGGAAGTCCTTGTGGGAAACGAGGGAGAATGGAAGGTGGGGGTGGCCAGGAAGTCCGTGAAGAGGAAGGGAGACATCACTGTTGGTCCCAAGGAAGGCTTCTGGACTGTGGGGATGTGGTTGGGGGGCTTCATGGCTTCTGCAGAAGGCCACCGTCCCCTGTCCCTGCCCCGGGAGCTAAAAAGGATCCGCGTGGGCCTGAACTGCGCCGGGGGCCGAGTGGCCTTTTTTGACGCTGACACAGCCGCCCTTCTCTACGAGTTCTCTGGAGCCTCCTTCTATGGAGAGaccctcctgcccttcttttggGTGCGCAGGGAAGCCTGCCTCAGAATCTCTCCTTAG